The following coding sequences lie in one Oncorhynchus kisutch isolate 150728-3 linkage group LG17, Okis_V2, whole genome shotgun sequence genomic window:
- the LOC109907498 gene encoding DEP domain-containing mTOR-interacting protein-like isoform X1: MTEGERETLRERRVTPSKERKMVSGGQDNSFSSGNSGYCNRGPMLSPTSPVLSNPKSVLKRHVSPEELRRPGGSYIKRTFTIVGDAVGWGFVVRGSRPCHIQAVDPSGPAAAVGVKVRQFVVSVNGLDVLSLDYKTVSNLILTGSRTVVMEVMEESDC; encoded by the exons Atgaccgagggagagagagagacgctcagagagagaaggg tcacTCCATCTAAGGAAAGAAAGATGGTGTCCGGGGGGCAAGATAACAGTTTTAGTAGTGGCAACAGCGGGTATTGTAACAGAGGTCCCATGCTTAGCCCTACCTCACCTGTGCTGTCAAACCCCAAATCAG TGCTAAAGAGACATGTAAGTCCAGAGGAGCTTCGGAGACCAGGAGGTTCATACATAAAGAGGACGTTTACA ATTGTGGGTGATGCGGTGGGCTGGGGCTTCGTGGTCAGGGGGAGTAGACCATGTCATATCCAGGCAGTGGACCCCAGTGGCCCTGCAGCAGCAGTAGGAGTGAAA GTGCGCCAGTTTGTGGTCTCTGTCAATGGTCTGGACGTCCTGTCTCTGGACTACAAGACGGTCAGCAACCTCATCCTCACTGGATCGCGGACCGTGGTCATGGAGGTTATGGAGGAGTCTGATTGCTGA
- the LOC109907498 gene encoding DEP domain-containing mTOR-interacting protein-like isoform X2 produces MGPRTAVTPSKERKMVSGGQDNSFSSGNSGYCNRGPMLSPTSPVLSNPKSVLKRHVSPEELRRPGGSYIKRTFTIVGDAVGWGFVVRGSRPCHIQAVDPSGPAAAVGVKVRQFVVSVNGLDVLSLDYKTVSNLILTGSRTVVMEVMEESDC; encoded by the exons ATGGGACCTCGGACAGCTG tcacTCCATCTAAGGAAAGAAAGATGGTGTCCGGGGGGCAAGATAACAGTTTTAGTAGTGGCAACAGCGGGTATTGTAACAGAGGTCCCATGCTTAGCCCTACCTCACCTGTGCTGTCAAACCCCAAATCAG TGCTAAAGAGACATGTAAGTCCAGAGGAGCTTCGGAGACCAGGAGGTTCATACATAAAGAGGACGTTTACA ATTGTGGGTGATGCGGTGGGCTGGGGCTTCGTGGTCAGGGGGAGTAGACCATGTCATATCCAGGCAGTGGACCCCAGTGGCCCTGCAGCAGCAGTAGGAGTGAAA GTGCGCCAGTTTGTGGTCTCTGTCAATGGTCTGGACGTCCTGTCTCTGGACTACAAGACGGTCAGCAACCTCATCCTCACTGGATCGCGGACCGTGGTCATGGAGGTTATGGAGGAGTCTGATTGCTGA